A genomic region of Micromonospora sp. NBRC 110009 contains the following coding sequences:
- a CDS encoding IS3 family transposase: protein MNVYPFIEAEQAGSRSVKRACELMQVSRSAYYQHSRGRQSERERVDLALTEKITAVHAASKGTYGAPRVHAELAAAGLRHGRKRVARLMRTAGIVGKCPRRWRTTTVPDPSAEARPDLVGRDFGTDAAAVDTRWCGDITYINTWEGWLYLATVIDLASRRVVGWAVADHLRTDLVDAALTNAIRRRRPPSGLIFHADRGCQYTSAQHARLAKRHGIRLSLGRRGQCWDNAVAESFFATIKTELIHRQPWPTRTAARQAIFEYVEGWYNTRRRHSSLGYLSPAAYEANANINPLPASKVA, encoded by the coding sequence GTGAACGTGTATCCGTTCATCGAGGCGGAGCAGGCCGGCTCGCGCAGCGTGAAGCGTGCGTGTGAGCTGATGCAGGTCTCCCGGTCCGCCTACTACCAGCACAGCCGGGGCCGGCAGAGCGAGCGGGAGCGCGTCGACCTGGCACTGACCGAGAAGATCACCGCGGTGCACGCGGCCTCGAAGGGCACCTACGGGGCGCCGCGGGTGCACGCCGAACTCGCGGCGGCCGGTCTGCGGCACGGCCGTAAACGCGTCGCACGGTTGATGCGCACCGCTGGGATCGTCGGCAAGTGCCCGCGCCGGTGGCGGACCACCACCGTGCCGGACCCGTCCGCCGAAGCGCGCCCTGACCTGGTCGGCCGGGATTTCGGCACGGACGCGGCCGCGGTCGACACCCGCTGGTGCGGGGACATCACCTACATCAACACGTGGGAGGGCTGGCTGTATCTGGCCACCGTCATCGACCTGGCCTCCCGGCGGGTCGTCGGCTGGGCCGTCGCCGACCACTTGCGCACCGACCTGGTCGACGCCGCCCTCACCAACGCCATCCGCCGCCGGCGGCCACCATCGGGGCTGATCTTCCACGCCGACCGCGGCTGTCAATACACCAGTGCCCAGCATGCCCGCCTCGCCAAGCGCCACGGGATCCGCTTATCACTTGGCCGGCGCGGGCAGTGCTGGGACAACGCCGTCGCCGAGTCGTTCTTCGCCACGATCAAGACCGAACTGATCCACCGCCAGCCGTGGCCGACCCGCACTGCCGCCCGACAGGCGATATTCGAGTACGTGGAAGGCTGGTACAACACCCGTCGGCGGCACTCCAGCCTCGGCTACCTCAGCCCCGCCGCCTACGAAGCCAACGCCAACATCAACCCGCTACCGGCCAGCAAGGTAGCGTGA
- a CDS encoding transposase, with the protein MGRKRPRPRRSFTAEFKAEIVELCQRGDRTVGQVSKDFDLTETAVRDWVKQAELDAGVRSDGPTSDERAELARLRRENRRLREDVEILKRATAFFVRETR; encoded by the coding sequence ATGGGTAGGAAACGGCCTCGGCCTCGGCGGTCGTTCACGGCGGAGTTCAAGGCCGAGATCGTGGAGTTGTGCCAGCGCGGGGACCGAACGGTCGGGCAGGTGTCCAAGGACTTCGACCTGACTGAGACGGCGGTGCGGGACTGGGTGAAGCAGGCCGAGCTCGACGCCGGCGTTCGTAGCGACGGGCCGACCAGCGATGAGCGGGCGGAACTGGCGCGGTTGCGGCGGGAGAACCGGCGGCTGCGTGAGGACGTGGAGATTTTGAAGCGGGCGACGGCTTTCTTCGTGAGGGAGACCCGGTGA